From Candidatus Neomarinimicrobiota bacterium, the proteins below share one genomic window:
- a CDS encoding glutamine synthetase family protein, whose amino-acid sequence MTRMIAQRMGIVPGKIQRSDIMHFISENGIQRLTFHYAGLDGKLKDLIIPLHSREYTERILSAGERVDGSSLFKGMIPATGSDLYVVPYYPSAFLSPFDPESLDFMCRFVDRDYNRTPFCPDNLLQTLYEKLKHEQNYELWAHGELEFYLLGDRDSLHYEAPPQSGYHASAPFSPFQDVLREMVQRTSDITGLVKYGHSEVGMISRIESADPQIHGKFGVQYEIEMLPAPVPQAADTMLLAKWVVRNVAYRHGLLATFAPKISDGNAGTGMHFHLEMIRDGVNRTRTDKGLSELARQCIGGLCDYAPTLSAFGNTIPSSYFRLVPHQEAPTQIYWSDLNRSALIRVPLGWPEGEDMAPLVNPRLQEHYQTKYIRQTFEIRSPDGSAFIHLLLSGITHAILTTFSEPEKYLHIAESHYVKPGDTGETDRFESLPGTCQEAAEYLQAARNRYIGAFPEEVLDWVIRYLQSHEDGRLQEELKQLSPGEQVIRRLEIMHRYIHIQ is encoded by the coding sequence ATGACACGCATGATCGCACAGCGCATGGGGATCGTACCCGGAAAAATTCAGCGGTCCGACATCATGCATTTCATTAGTGAGAATGGGATCCAAAGACTTACATTTCACTATGCCGGACTGGATGGGAAACTGAAGGATTTGATTATCCCCCTTCATTCCCGGGAATATACTGAACGGATATTATCGGCAGGTGAACGGGTAGATGGTTCCAGCCTTTTCAAAGGGATGATCCCTGCTACAGGATCAGATCTTTACGTGGTACCTTATTATCCTTCTGCCTTTCTTAGCCCTTTTGATCCTGAAAGTTTGGATTTCATGTGCCGTTTTGTTGACCGGGATTACAACAGGACTCCATTTTGTCCGGACAATTTGCTCCAGACCCTGTATGAGAAGCTGAAACACGAGCAAAATTACGAATTATGGGCACATGGGGAGCTGGAATTTTATCTGTTAGGAGATCGGGATAGTTTACATTATGAAGCCCCTCCTCAGTCAGGATATCATGCATCGGCGCCTTTTAGTCCATTTCAGGATGTCTTACGAGAAATGGTCCAGAGGACCAGTGATATTACAGGGCTGGTAAAATACGGGCATTCTGAAGTGGGGATGATTTCACGCATAGAAAGCGCCGATCCACAGATTCATGGAAAATTTGGGGTTCAGTATGAAATAGAGATGTTGCCGGCACCCGTGCCTCAGGCGGCGGATACAATGCTTTTGGCGAAATGGGTTGTTCGAAATGTGGCATACCGTCATGGATTATTAGCCACCTTTGCGCCGAAAATCAGCGATGGGAATGCAGGGACGGGTATGCATTTTCACTTGGAGATGATTCGTGATGGAGTCAACCGGACCCGTACTGACAAGGGACTTTCAGAACTAGCCCGGCAGTGTATTGGGGGCTTATGTGATTATGCACCCACACTTTCAGCATTTGGAAACACCATTCCATCCAGTTATTTCAGGCTGGTTCCCCATCAGGAAGCGCCAACACAAATATACTGGAGTGATTTAAACCGTTCTGCCCTGATCCGGGTTCCTCTGGGATGGCCAGAAGGTGAAGATATGGCTCCCCTGGTGAACCCCCGGCTTCAGGAGCACTATCAGACAAAATATATTCGGCAGACCTTTGAAATCCGGAGTCCGGACGGTTCGGCATTTATTCATCTTTTATTGTCAGGAATCACCCATGCCATTCTCACCACATTTTCTGAACCTGAGAAGTATTTACATATAGCTGAGAGTCATTATGTAAAACCAGGGGATACAGGTGAGACGGATCGTTTTGAATCCCTACCGGGAACCTGTCAGGAGGCAGCGGAATATTTACAGGCAGCCCGAAATCGGTATATCGGTGCATTTCCCGAAGAAGTATTGGACTGGGTCATCAGGTATTTACAATCTCATGAAGACGGTCGTTTACAGGAAGAATTAAAGCAGTTATCACCGGGAGAGCAGGTAATCAGGCGTCTGGAGATCATGCACCGTTATATTCACATCCAGTAA
- a CDS encoding HAD family hydrolase, translating into MNIKAVILDLDNTLMDFGHLKANSIRGAITGMIEAGMNIDEEKAFKEIMAIYKAKGWEYQKVLDEFIVSHEGFLDYQYLAAGITHYRKAREAQLKPYPTVFSTLISLIKRGIKLAVVSDAPAREAWLRLYQLNLHRLFDVVVTFDDTGVTKPSPDPFRLALKKLGLSPQDVMMVGDWPERDMAGARQMGIRSIFARYGDLFDTVHSGADYEICRFDEILKIIEKIESAYD; encoded by the coding sequence ATGAACATCAAGGCAGTCATTCTGGATCTGGATAACACACTGATGGATTTTGGACATTTGAAAGCCAACTCCATCCGGGGAGCCATTACAGGTATGATAGAAGCCGGGATGAACATCGACGAGGAAAAAGCTTTTAAAGAAATCATGGCAATCTATAAGGCAAAAGGCTGGGAATACCAGAAGGTGCTGGATGAGTTCATCGTAAGCCATGAGGGATTTCTGGATTATCAGTACCTCGCGGCAGGCATCACCCACTATCGGAAAGCCCGTGAAGCCCAGTTAAAACCCTATCCCACCGTTTTTTCAACCCTGATTTCTTTGATTAAAAGGGGGATAAAACTGGCAGTCGTCTCCGATGCTCCGGCCAGAGAGGCGTGGTTACGACTTTATCAGCTGAATCTTCACCGTCTTTTCGATGTCGTGGTGACCTTCGATGATACCGGCGTGACCAAACCATCACCCGATCCCTTCAGACTGGCTTTAAAAAAACTCGGACTTTCTCCACAGGATGTGATGATGGTAGGGGATTGGCCCGAACGGGATATGGCAGGTGCCCGGCAGATGGGAATCCGATCCATTTTTGCACGGTATGGTGACCTGTTTGACACCGTCCACTCTGGAGCCGATTATGAAATATGCCGTTTCGACGAAATCCTAAAAATTATCGAAAAAATTGAATCAGCCTATGATTGA
- a CDS encoding phosphoglycerate kinase — protein MARLTVNDVNFKDQKVLVRVDFNVPVNDAGEITNDYRIVSSLPTLQKILKDGGSVICMSHLGRPKGEADPAFSLKPVQKRLSELLDREVKFAEDCVGEEAEKLAASLKPGDVLLLENLRFHKEEKKNDPEFAKKLASYADMYVNDAFGTSHRAHASTVGVTEYFDKVVCGLLLEKELVYLKDKVEDPARPYTAILGGAKISGKIDTIQHLLKKVDHLLVGGGMIFTFYKAMGYEIGNSLVEEDKVDLAKEILEEVKSSGVNFHLPVDVVAADAFENDAPAVTVPADQIPAGKLGLDIGPETVNLFSDIISKSKTVLWNGPMGVFEMPKFAKGTEAIAKALAEATDKGTISLVGGGDSVAAVNKLGYSDKISHVSTGGGASLELISGLELPAVAKISEKE, from the coding sequence ATGGCAAGACTTACTGTCAATGATGTCAATTTCAAGGATCAAAAGGTCTTGGTCCGCGTCGATTTTAATGTCCCGGTGAATGACGCCGGTGAAATTACCAATGATTACCGAATCGTATCCTCCCTCCCTACCCTTCAGAAAATCCTGAAAGACGGGGGATCTGTGATTTGTATGAGCCATCTGGGCAGACCCAAAGGTGAAGCAGATCCGGCCTTTTCTCTGAAACCGGTGCAAAAACGCTTATCCGAACTGCTGGACCGGGAAGTTAAATTTGCTGAAGACTGTGTCGGTGAAGAAGCAGAAAAACTGGCAGCCTCCCTGAAACCAGGTGATGTCCTCCTCCTGGAAAACCTTCGTTTCCATAAAGAAGAAAAGAAAAATGACCCTGAGTTTGCAAAAAAACTGGCTTCCTATGCCGATATGTATGTCAATGATGCCTTCGGCACCTCCCACAGGGCCCACGCCTCGACGGTTGGTGTCACAGAATATTTTGATAAGGTGGTCTGTGGACTCCTTCTGGAAAAAGAACTGGTCTATCTGAAAGATAAAGTGGAAGATCCTGCTCGCCCCTATACTGCTATTCTGGGGGGCGCCAAAATCAGCGGAAAAATCGATACCATCCAACACCTGCTGAAAAAAGTGGATCATCTGCTGGTCGGTGGAGGAATGATCTTTACCTTTTATAAAGCCATGGGATATGAAATCGGAAATTCCCTGGTTGAAGAGGATAAAGTGGATCTGGCGAAAGAAATTCTCGAAGAAGTTAAATCTTCAGGGGTGAATTTCCATCTTCCCGTGGATGTGGTTGCCGCGGATGCCTTTGAAAACGACGCACCCGCAGTCACTGTCCCTGCAGATCAAATCCCCGCCGGGAAACTCGGACTCGATATTGGTCCAGAAACAGTCAATCTCTTTTCAGATATCATCTCCAAAAGTAAAACCGTCCTCTGGAACGGTCCCATGGGGGTTTTTGAGATGCCGAAATTTGCCAAGGGGACCGAAGCAATTGCCAAAGCTTTAGCTGAAGCGACAGATAAGGGGACAATCTCTCTGGTCGGTGGTGGTGATTCAGTAGCTGCCGTGAATAAGCTGGGCTACAGTGATAAAATAAGTCATGTATCTACCGGTGGCGGAGCCTCTCTGGAATTGATTTCCGGACTTGAACTGCCGGCAGTGGCAAAAATTTCAGAAAAAGAATAA
- the tsaD gene encoding tRNA (adenosine(37)-N6)-threonylcarbamoyltransferase complex transferase subunit TsaD, with protein sequence MSENKNPLILGIESSCDETSVALLRGFDVLSHVIYSQLIHQEYGGVVPELASREHETAISRVVDKAFAGAEGLTPADVDAIAVTYGPGLMGALLVGLNFAKGLAIALDKPLIAVNHVEAHLYAPFLEFPELKPPMLSLLVSGGHTMLIDVRGIRDFTILGQTLDDAAGESFDKVARLLNIGYPGGPVIDRLSEKGDPEAVVFPRPYLDKDSLDFSFSGLKTAVLNYTKTKESFTDQEIADIAAGFQASVVDVLEEKVRRAVLKTGHKHVILAGGVAANRLLRKRLKGLETKMGVHLYYPPLKYCTDNAAMIAAAGVLYYEKGWTSGLHVPAVPNLRIYDHSHTG encoded by the coding sequence TTGTCCGAAAATAAAAACCCTTTGATTCTGGGGATTGAATCCTCCTGTGATGAAACCAGCGTCGCTTTGCTCCGGGGCTTTGATGTTCTTTCCCATGTGATATATTCCCAGCTGATCCATCAGGAATACGGGGGGGTTGTGCCTGAACTGGCCAGCCGTGAACACGAAACAGCTATCTCCCGGGTGGTGGATAAGGCCTTTGCCGGGGCGGAAGGACTTACACCGGCGGATGTGGATGCTATCGCTGTGACTTACGGTCCCGGACTCATGGGAGCTTTGCTGGTAGGACTCAATTTTGCAAAAGGTCTGGCGATTGCACTGGATAAACCTCTGATTGCCGTGAATCATGTGGAAGCACACCTCTATGCCCCTTTTCTGGAATTTCCCGAACTGAAACCGCCCATGTTGAGTTTGCTGGTATCCGGTGGCCATACTATGCTTATTGATGTCCGGGGAATCCGGGATTTTACCATCCTGGGGCAGACCCTCGATGATGCGGCAGGAGAATCTTTTGATAAAGTCGCCCGCCTGTTGAATATCGGCTATCCCGGCGGACCGGTGATTGACCGCCTGTCTGAAAAGGGAGATCCTGAAGCCGTGGTTTTTCCCCGGCCTTATCTGGATAAAGATTCCCTGGATTTCAGCTTTAGTGGATTGAAAACCGCCGTGTTGAATTATACCAAAACAAAAGAATCTTTTACCGATCAGGAAATTGCAGATATCGCCGCCGGATTTCAGGCTTCAGTCGTGGATGTCCTGGAAGAAAAGGTTCGCAGGGCTGTTCTGAAAACCGGTCATAAGCATGTTATTTTAGCCGGAGGCGTGGCTGCAAACCGGTTGCTGCGAAAACGCCTGAAAGGACTGGAAACGAAGATGGGAGTCCATCTTTATTATCCGCCGTTGAAATACTGTACCGACAATGCAGCCATGATTGCCGCTGCAGGTGTTCTTTACTATGAAAAAGGGTGGACCTCGGGTTTGCACGTCCCTGCGGTCCCCAATCTCAGGATCTATGATCATTCCCATACTGGATAA
- a CDS encoding holo-[acyl-carrier-protein] synthase — protein sequence MIETGIDIVDVSRVRQAVTRHGDHFLRKIFHPEEISYCEAKARKYEHYAARFAAKEACRKALLSHVSYHPAWTDMYVVNDPEGKPFLHLNEKIMKDLTIRYISVSLSHTQSLATAIVFLEMGEE from the coding sequence ATGATTGAAACAGGCATTGACATCGTTGATGTATCTCGTGTCCGGCAAGCTGTCACCCGACACGGAGATCATTTTCTAAGAAAAATATTCCATCCCGAAGAGATCTCCTATTGTGAAGCAAAAGCCCGAAAATATGAACATTATGCGGCACGTTTCGCCGCGAAAGAAGCCTGTAGGAAAGCACTTTTATCCCATGTATCATATCATCCCGCCTGGACGGACATGTATGTGGTAAATGACCCGGAAGGAAAACCGTTTTTACATTTAAATGAAAAGATCATGAAAGACCTGACCATCCGGTACATATCCGTCAGCCTGAGCCATACCCAATCTCTGGCAACCGCCATCGTTTTTCTTGAAATGGGAGAGGAATGA
- a CDS encoding lysylphosphatidylglycerol synthase transmembrane domain-containing protein, whose product MKKETRKRGLQLASGILISGIALYYSIKGLDWLAVRRGFATVNLWWYLVATLLMILTVWVRAYRWTFFLKDHRHLSLYTLHKGVMIGYFGNNVLPFRLGELLRAYSTSTLTGISTPHLFSTIVLERIVDVFSFFFFLLGISLLSPLPEWAGNTRLLLALALLMILVFFAIYYRYHQRLTQFMDTKKGRLWHIIRHLHSGLCVVFDMKYRLYVLLLSLVLWAIYGAVFWTGFRMFGMELGILPAAVLLTTSSFAVSVPSVPGYVGTYHVAIVQALMMYGIEKSFAFTYAVVLHLVGFIALTLLGFIFYLQTHLSVTSVTKESETIKKLSNT is encoded by the coding sequence ATGAAAAAGGAGACCAGAAAACGGGGCTTACAACTGGCATCGGGGATTTTGATATCCGGTATCGCTCTTTATTATTCGATCAAGGGACTGGACTGGCTAGCTGTCCGTCGGGGATTTGCGACAGTCAATCTGTGGTGGTATTTGGTGGCAACCCTTCTGATGATTCTCACGGTATGGGTCCGTGCCTACCGGTGGACCTTTTTCCTGAAGGATCACAGGCATCTTTCTTTATACACGCTACACAAAGGCGTGATGATCGGGTATTTCGGCAATAATGTCCTTCCTTTCCGCCTGGGGGAATTGCTCCGGGCCTACTCCACATCCACACTGACAGGTATCAGCACACCCCACCTGTTTTCAACCATAGTCCTGGAACGGATTGTGGATGTTTTCAGCTTTTTCTTTTTCCTCCTGGGAATTTCCCTGCTATCCCCCCTTCCGGAATGGGCCGGAAACACACGTTTGCTTTTAGCCCTGGCACTTTTAATGATTCTGGTATTTTTTGCCATCTACTACCGTTACCACCAGAGGCTCACCCAATTTATGGACACGAAAAAAGGGCGTCTGTGGCATATTATCCGCCATCTGCATTCAGGTTTGTGTGTGGTCTTTGATATGAAATACCGGCTCTATGTATTGTTATTGAGCCTTGTATTGTGGGCCATTTATGGGGCTGTATTCTGGACCGGTTTTAGAATGTTCGGCATGGAACTGGGAATTTTGCCGGCCGCAGTTTTACTAACCACCTCCTCCTTTGCAGTCAGTGTTCCGTCTGTTCCGGGGTATGTGGGGACCTATCATGTGGCCATCGTACAGGCTTTGATGATGTACGGCATAGAAAAATCCTTTGCCTTTACCTATGCCGTGGTGCTCCACCTGGTGGGATTTATTGCTTTGACACTTCTGGGATTTATATTCTATCTGCAAACCCATCTGTCTGTTACCTCCGTCACAAAAGAATCGGAAACAATAAAAAAACTTTCCAATACATGA
- a CDS encoding polysaccharide biosynthesis tyrosine autokinase yields MNQNNHYMPYNEEEEINIKEIFQILLKGKWIIALSFILVTAVTIWYTFNQTPIYEASTQILIGAAGNQTAAIFDVMTPLGNSQMEINNEVEILKSRSLAENTIENLMENYSPDSLYILGKGQEEKVESFFNQVKKWILLLGNRDAEAEEWISTRADTIRSLAYTLQEAITITPERNTQTIRISIKSPDPQEAALIANTFAYEYYKQDLERSRGAMSEVKSFIQEQLEQVEERLRVSEDSLRAFQQREGVVNLDEASKNLLDQLSNFESEYYSAMAELEINEQQLKYLTRELDIKEKELLNNFIQTANPLILELQTKIAKLEASVVEAIAKGIDENAPQIQTIKVQMDKMKERLNQETRMLISRGYIPGPNDPLSINQSMLEDVIKLRIEQILLRSKAKEFKKLVDHYSKELEKLPQVIITFSRLERERLVNENIYMLMKNKYEESRITEASQISNVYVIDQSVPPKYPVSPKKKLNVLLGGFLGLGLGIGIIFLKEFLDNTIKTKEDLVKKGITTLAVIPEIDEIKAAKKARSVTNAEISQYQSRLITHFDPKSPVSEAYRSMRTNIELSGVDKIIKSIVITSAGPGEGKSTTIANLAIAFAQMDQKTLLVDTDMRRPVLQKVFKVPRVPGIADIITGSNTIEECIHETSVENLYILPSGNLPPNPSEMLGSKKMREIYQALTQQYDKIFFDAPPIIAVTDASLLARLCDGLVVVVKSGVTHNEALDQVQNIVQQIKLPMLGAVINAITPKHMKGGSYYYYYRYMNYQYK; encoded by the coding sequence ATGAATCAAAATAATCACTACATGCCATATAACGAAGAAGAAGAAATCAATATCAAGGAAATTTTTCAGATCCTTTTAAAAGGGAAATGGATCATTGCCTTATCTTTTATTCTGGTCACGGCCGTGACGATTTGGTATACCTTCAATCAAACACCCATTTATGAGGCATCCACACAAATACTGATCGGTGCCGCCGGAAATCAGACAGCAGCCATTTTCGATGTCATGACGCCATTGGGAAATTCACAGATGGAAATCAATAACGAAGTGGAAATCCTTAAATCCCGTAGTCTGGCAGAAAACACCATAGAAAACCTGATGGAAAATTATTCTCCTGATTCTTTATACATTCTGGGGAAGGGACAGGAAGAAAAGGTAGAATCCTTCTTCAACCAGGTAAAAAAATGGATACTGCTTCTGGGGAACAGGGATGCTGAGGCTGAAGAGTGGATATCCACCCGGGCAGACACCATCCGGTCTTTGGCCTATACCCTTCAGGAAGCCATCACCATCACACCTGAACGGAACACGCAGACGATTCGCATTTCCATTAAATCACCGGATCCACAGGAAGCGGCCCTCATTGCCAACACCTTTGCCTATGAATATTACAAGCAGGATCTGGAACGGTCCAGGGGGGCCATGTCCGAAGTAAAATCCTTTATCCAGGAACAGCTGGAACAGGTTGAAGAGCGTTTGCGAGTCAGTGAGGATTCACTCAGAGCCTTCCAACAACGGGAAGGTGTGGTGAATCTTGATGAAGCCTCAAAAAATTTACTGGATCAGCTTTCTAATTTTGAATCCGAGTATTACAGTGCCATGGCAGAACTTGAAATCAACGAGCAGCAGTTAAAATATCTGACCCGTGAATTGGATATCAAGGAAAAGGAGCTATTAAACAATTTTATACAGACAGCCAATCCCCTCATCCTGGAACTTCAGACAAAGATCGCCAAACTGGAAGCATCTGTCGTAGAAGCCATCGCCAAGGGCATAGACGAAAACGCGCCACAGATTCAGACCATCAAAGTCCAGATGGATAAGATGAAAGAACGGTTGAACCAGGAAACCCGCATGCTCATCAGCCGGGGATATATTCCCGGTCCCAATGATCCCCTGAGTATCAACCAAAGCATGCTGGAGGATGTGATTAAGCTACGGATCGAACAGATTTTGCTTCGAAGCAAGGCCAAAGAATTCAAAAAACTGGTGGACCATTACAGTAAAGAATTGGAAAAGCTGCCTCAGGTGATTATCACATTCTCACGTCTGGAGCGGGAAAGACTGGTAAACGAGAACATTTACATGTTGATGAAGAACAAATATGAGGAATCCCGTATTACCGAAGCGAGCCAGATCAGCAACGTGTATGTGATTGACCAATCGGTGCCTCCAAAATATCCCGTATCCCCCAAGAAGAAACTGAATGTTCTGCTGGGTGGATTTTTAGGACTTGGACTGGGTATTGGTATTATCTTTCTGAAGGAATTCCTGGACAACACCATAAAGACCAAAGAAGATCTGGTGAAAAAAGGAATCACGACCTTGGCGGTCATCCCGGAGATTGATGAAATCAAGGCCGCAAAAAAGGCCCGGTCGGTAACCAATGCAGAGATCTCACAGTACCAGTCCCGGCTTATTACCCATTTCGATCCCAAGTCACCCGTTTCTGAAGCCTATCGTTCCATGAGAACCAACATTGAATTATCCGGGGTGGATAAAATCATCAAATCTATTGTAATTACATCTGCAGGCCCCGGAGAGGGAAAATCCACAACGATTGCCAACCTGGCCATTGCCTTTGCCCAGATGGATCAGAAGACTCTTTTAGTGGATACAGATATGCGACGGCCGGTTTTACAGAAAGTGTTCAAGGTTCCGAGAGTTCCGGGTATTGCCGATATTATCACAGGTTCGAACACCATCGAAGAGTGTATACATGAAACCAGTGTGGAAAATCTTTACATTTTACCTTCGGGAAATTTGCCGCCCAATCCTTCTGAAATGTTGGGATCCAAGAAAATGAGAGAAATTTATCAGGCGCTGACCCAACAATATGATAAAATATTCTTCGATGCTCCACCGATCATCGCCGTGACGGATGCTTCGCTGTTGGCAAGGCTTTGTGACGGGCTTGTAGTTGTGGTAAAGAGCGGTGTGACCCATAATGAAGCACTGGATCAGGTACAAAACATCGTTCAGCAGATCAAACTGCCCATGCTGGGTGCAGTGATTAACGCCATCACCCCCAAACACATGAAGGGCGGCAGTTATTATTACTATTACCGGTACATGAATTATCAATACAAATAG
- a CDS encoding NAD(P)H-hydrate dehydratase, with the protein MKYRVVSSEEAGQIDRYTMETEGKDGKILMKKAGSSVADTVFELCQTQHIARCQIFCGKGNNGGDGAVAARELHLKGISVDVFMTAKPDAYTGDAAWHVKKMLQTGIKPHVITDANNLKDYLTTDSVWVDALLGTGLRSAVRGITLSFLKILHDKHRNQPVVAVDLPSGLDGTNGHPLGPVLQADTTVTMGFYKAGLFLHEGKFLSGDILLTDLGYSEKAMEYADPTFLCTDTVIRSMMLPVRGTDHKYSRGQAVCIGGHGEMPGAITLAALSALRAGAGMVRALIPKGVSQVIHNQAPEILCHSGQREYVSVDDLPLWETLKARTKAVLIGPGLGRHKETEHFVRNILKELDIPAVLDADALNSIHLNDLRLTDAPLILTPHAGEFLRLTTIPEETLQSDPVNTLRNAAQKSGKIIHLKGSTSMSAFPDGKIFIHPYNSPGMATAGSGDVLGGIITSLLAQGFSPEAATLCGSHFHGLAGIKAAQMNGCRGMIAGDLIYSLPEVMKDYETIE; encoded by the coding sequence ATGAAATATCGTGTGGTCTCTTCTGAAGAAGCCGGACAGATAGACCGGTATACCATGGAAACCGAGGGCAAGGACGGAAAAATCCTGATGAAAAAAGCCGGAAGCTCTGTGGCTGATACCGTTTTTGAATTATGCCAAACACAACATATTGCCCGGTGCCAGATTTTTTGTGGAAAGGGGAACAACGGCGGAGATGGCGCCGTGGCGGCCCGGGAACTCCATCTGAAAGGCATTTCTGTGGATGTGTTCATGACGGCCAAGCCGGATGCCTACACGGGGGACGCTGCCTGGCACGTAAAAAAAATGCTCCAAACCGGCATTAAACCTCATGTCATAACTGATGCAAATAACCTGAAAGACTATTTAACTACAGATTCTGTCTGGGTGGATGCCCTCTTGGGAACAGGCCTCCGGAGTGCCGTACGGGGAATTACATTATCTTTTCTGAAAATCTTACACGATAAACACCGCAATCAACCGGTTGTCGCTGTAGATCTGCCTTCAGGACTGGACGGGACAAACGGGCACCCCCTTGGACCGGTACTGCAGGCAGATACAACCGTCACAATGGGCTTTTATAAAGCCGGATTATTCCTCCATGAGGGAAAATTCCTTAGCGGGGATATCCTTCTGACAGATCTTGGCTACTCTGAAAAAGCCATGGAATACGCAGATCCTACTTTTTTATGTACTGATACGGTCATTCGATCGATGATGCTTCCTGTCAGGGGAACCGATCATAAATACTCCCGGGGACAGGCTGTATGCATCGGCGGACATGGTGAAATGCCCGGCGCCATTACCCTGGCTGCCCTAAGTGCTCTCCGGGCCGGTGCAGGCATGGTCAGAGCTCTAATCCCTAAGGGAGTATCACAGGTCATTCACAACCAAGCGCCTGAAATTCTCTGTCATTCAGGCCAAAGAGAATATGTGTCTGTTGATGATCTGCCTCTATGGGAAACACTGAAAGCACGAACAAAGGCTGTCCTTATCGGTCCCGGGTTGGGACGGCACAAAGAGACAGAACATTTTGTCAGGAATATTTTGAAAGAACTGGATATCCCGGCCGTCCTGGATGCAGATGCCCTGAACAGCATTCATCTCAATGATTTAAGACTTACAGACGCTCCTTTGATTCTGACTCCTCATGCCGGAGAATTCCTCAGGTTAACTACCATCCCGGAAGAAACCCTTCAATCAGATCCAGTCAACACACTCCGGAATGCCGCTCAAAAATCAGGGAAAATTATTCACCTGAAAGGGTCCACCAGCATGAGTGCTTTCCCTGACGGAAAAATTTTCATCCATCCATACAATTCTCCCGGTATGGCAACAGCAGGTTCCGGAGATGTCCTGGGAGGTATTATCACGTCCCTGCTGGCCCAAGGCTTTTCACCGGAAGCTGCGACCCTTTGCGGAAGCCATTTTCACGGACTTGCAGGAATCAAAGCAGCACAAATGAATGGATGCCGGGGTATGATTGCCGGTGATTTAATCTACTCTTTACCCGAGGTCATGAAAGATTATGAGACTATTGAATAA
- the tpiA gene encoding triose-phosphate isomerase encodes MRRLLIAGNWKMNHGPSQSREFGRDLKAKGLQDFSPEILLCPPYVSIQALRESLEGTPVQIGGQNLHQEPKGAYTGEISGEMLKEAGCVYVLIGHSERRQYFHETDDLVHAKILRAHDAGLIPVVCIGETLEERENGITKDVITRQLKGALEGLSPEIMKTLVLAYEPVWAIGTGKTATAGQAQEVHAMIRKILKESFSTEISENTRILYGGSAKPNNAEELLSEADIDGLLIGGASLKTEDFYTIIGIAHQLTNKG; translated from the coding sequence ATGCGACGTTTACTGATAGCCGGAAACTGGAAAATGAATCATGGACCGTCTCAATCCCGGGAATTCGGCCGGGACCTGAAAGCAAAGGGTCTTCAGGATTTTTCCCCGGAAATCCTCCTGTGTCCGCCCTATGTTTCAATCCAGGCTCTGAGGGAATCCCTTGAAGGAACACCGGTTCAGATTGGTGGTCAAAACCTTCACCAGGAGCCGAAAGGTGCTTACACCGGTGAAATCTCCGGTGAAATGCTCAAAGAAGCAGGGTGTGTCTATGTTTTGATCGGGCACTCCGAACGCCGGCAGTATTTTCATGAGACAGACGATCTGGTTCACGCGAAAATCCTCAGGGCACATGATGCCGGATTGATTCCGGTTGTGTGCATTGGTGAGACCCTGGAAGAACGGGAAAATGGCATTACCAAAGATGTCATCACCCGTCAGTTGAAAGGCGCCCTGGAAGGATTAAGCCCGGAAATCATGAAGACTCTTGTTTTGGCATACGAACCGGTATGGGCCATCGGGACAGGTAAAACAGCCACAGCCGGACAGGCACAGGAAGTCCATGCCATGATCCGAAAAATCCTGAAAGAGTCTTTCAGCACCGAAATCAGTGAAAATACTCGGATACTCTATGGGGGCAGTGCCAAGCCCAATAACGCAGAAGAGCTTTTGTCTGAAGCTGATATTGACGGACTCCTTATCGGAGGTGCCAGTCTGAAGACAGAGGACTTTTATACCATAATCGGTATTGCCCATCAACTTACGAATAAAGGATAA